From Pseudonocardia autotrophica, one genomic window encodes:
- a CDS encoding FecCD family ABC transporter permease — protein MFIKGALGLSAALLVSIVLAIGLGPAPVPPADTLRYLGAALAGGTITLDELPTYEIIWQLRTPRVLLAAVVGAGLAAVGVGVQALVRNPLADPFVLGISSGASVGAVTVMVTGALAFAGIHALSVGAFLGALAAAALVHAAARRRGPAGTSPLRLVLTGIALAYAFQAVMALLIYLVPQGEATSTVLYWTLGGFGAATWESLPVVTVVVLAGMVLLRAGARDLDVLALGDETAASSGVDTRILRRRLFVLTSLMTGSMVAVSGAIGFVGLIVPHLVRMVTGAVHGRVLLLAPLVGAVLAVWVDLLARTVVAPRELPLGVVTALVGVPVFLVLLRRRGYVFGGV, from the coding sequence ATGTTCATCAAAGGTGCCCTCGGGCTCTCCGCCGCGCTGCTCGTGTCGATCGTCCTGGCGATCGGACTCGGGCCCGCACCCGTCCCCCCGGCCGACACGCTCCGCTATCTGGGCGCCGCGCTCGCCGGCGGCACGATCACCCTGGACGAGCTGCCGACCTACGAGATCATCTGGCAGCTCCGCACCCCGCGGGTGCTGCTCGCCGCTGTGGTCGGCGCCGGTCTGGCCGCGGTCGGGGTCGGGGTCCAGGCGCTGGTGCGCAACCCGCTCGCGGACCCGTTCGTACTGGGGATCTCCTCCGGTGCCTCGGTCGGTGCGGTGACCGTGATGGTGACCGGCGCGCTGGCCTTCGCCGGGATCCACGCGCTGTCGGTCGGAGCGTTCCTCGGCGCGCTCGCCGCGGCCGCGCTGGTGCACGCCGCCGCCCGCCGGCGCGGGCCCGCCGGGACCAGCCCGCTGCGCCTGGTGCTCACCGGGATCGCGCTGGCCTACGCCTTCCAGGCCGTGATGGCCCTGCTGATCTACCTGGTGCCGCAGGGTGAGGCGACCTCCACGGTGCTCTACTGGACCCTCGGCGGCTTCGGCGCCGCGACCTGGGAGTCGCTGCCGGTGGTCACCGTGGTGGTGCTGGCCGGCATGGTGTTGCTGCGGGCCGGGGCCCGCGATCTCGACGTGCTCGCGCTCGGCGACGAGACCGCCGCCAGCTCCGGTGTGGACACCCGCATCCTGCGCAGGCGGCTGTTCGTGCTCACCTCGCTGATGACCGGCTCGATGGTCGCCGTCTCCGGGGCGATCGGGTTCGTCGGGCTGATCGTGCCGCACCTCGTCCGGATGGTCACCGGGGCGGTGCACGGCCGGGTCCTGCTGCTCGCACCGCTGGTCGGTGCGGTGCTCGCGGTCTGGGTCGATCTGCTGGCACGGACCGTCGTCGCACCGCGCGAGCTACCGCTCGGCGTGGTCACCGCACTCGTCGGCGTCCCGGTGTTCCTGGTGCTGCTGCGCCGCCGCGGCTACGTGTTCGGCGGGGTGTGA
- a CDS encoding class I SAM-dependent methyltransferase: MTTSSVPVTPRELPPPLPATRIAELNRPDGTLHTTRSHSWNGLELDVPPGVFKPGLTSAMIADRVLSGEIETRGRRYLAMGCGLGIEVVAAGLRGATHTWAVDVHPASVETAVRQHRRFAGGEACTGVVADLLDGVPEGIGVDVVTFNPPAVSVPVADDPDVVRNVCQGVPLLQRFFAQLAGRDVLAPGAEVFVIASNTADLPGLVDAAERSGFAAELALRHDWGDGVLTHLFRFTRPGAPR, encoded by the coding sequence ATGACCACCTCATCCGTTCCCGTGACGCCGCGGGAGCTCCCACCACCGCTGCCCGCCACCCGGATCGCCGAGCTCAACCGGCCGGACGGCACGCTGCACACGACGCGTTCGCACAGCTGGAACGGACTGGAGCTCGACGTCCCGCCCGGGGTGTTCAAGCCCGGCCTGACCAGCGCGATGATCGCGGACCGGGTGCTGTCCGGGGAGATCGAGACGCGCGGACGCCGGTACCTGGCGATGGGCTGCGGGCTCGGCATCGAGGTCGTCGCGGCCGGGCTCCGCGGGGCCACGCACACCTGGGCGGTGGACGTCCATCCGGCGAGCGTCGAGACCGCCGTGCGGCAGCACCGGCGGTTCGCCGGTGGCGAGGCCTGCACCGGGGTCGTCGCCGACCTGCTGGACGGCGTGCCGGAAGGTATCGGTGTGGACGTCGTGACCTTCAATCCGCCCGCCGTCAGCGTCCCGGTCGCCGACGATCCGGACGTGGTGCGCAACGTCTGCCAGGGTGTCCCGCTGCTGCAGCGGTTCTTCGCCCAGCTCGCCGGGCGCGACGTGCTCGCCCCCGGCGCGGAGGTCTTCGTGATCGCCTCGAACACCGCCGATCTGCCAGGGCTGGTCGACGCGGCGGAGCGATCCGGGTTCGCCGCCGAGCTCGCGCTGCGCCACGACTGGGGCGACGGCGTGCTCACCCACCTGTTCCGCTTCACCCGGCCCGGGGCTCCGCGGTGA
- a CDS encoding PHP domain-containing protein, whose product MSEPRDAVADLRRIAFLLERAGESTYRVRAFRTAAAALRGRDPDELRRLHASGGLTELRGVGEVTARCVGESVSGEEPVYLRRLEDAVARADADGVPLADAAQRLRESLRGDCHSHTDASDGGSPLAEMAETAIGLGHDYLVVTDHSPRLTVANGLSAERLRHQLDDVAALNERIGATGSGFRVLTGIEVDILDDGGLDQSEELLARLDVVVASVHSKLRMPRAEMTERMLAAVANPHVDVLGHCTGRMVTGRRKRPESEFDAPRVFDACAEHGVAVEINSRPERLDPPKRLLRLAVEAGCDFTIDTDAHAPGQLDWLDHGCARAVACGVPPERVRNTRDAAGLLGS is encoded by the coding sequence GTGAGCGAACCCCGCGACGCCGTGGCCGACCTGCGGCGGATCGCGTTCCTGCTGGAACGGGCCGGTGAGTCGACCTACCGGGTCCGGGCGTTCCGCACGGCGGCGGCCGCGCTGCGCGGCCGGGACCCCGACGAGCTCCGCCGGCTGCACGCCTCCGGCGGGCTGACCGAGTTGCGCGGCGTCGGCGAGGTCACCGCGCGCTGTGTCGGTGAGTCGGTGTCCGGTGAGGAGCCGGTGTACCTGCGCCGGCTGGAGGACGCGGTGGCCAGGGCCGACGCCGACGGCGTCCCGCTGGCCGACGCCGCGCAGCGGCTGCGGGAGTCGCTGCGCGGGGACTGCCACAGCCACACCGACGCCTCCGACGGCGGCTCGCCGCTCGCCGAGATGGCCGAGACCGCGATCGGGCTCGGCCACGACTACCTCGTCGTCACCGACCACTCGCCGCGGCTCACCGTGGCGAACGGGCTCTCCGCCGAGCGGCTGCGCCACCAGCTCGACGACGTCGCGGCGTTGAACGAGCGGATCGGGGCCACCGGGTCCGGCTTCCGGGTGCTCACCGGGATCGAGGTCGACATCCTCGACGACGGCGGACTCGACCAGTCCGAGGAGCTGCTGGCACGGCTGGACGTCGTGGTGGCCAGCGTGCACTCGAAGCTGCGGATGCCGCGCGCGGAGATGACCGAGCGGATGCTCGCCGCGGTCGCGAACCCGCACGTCGACGTACTCGGGCACTGCACCGGCCGGATGGTCACCGGCCGCCGCAAGCGCCCGGAGTCCGAGTTCGACGCGCCCCGGGTGTTCGACGCCTGCGCCGAGCACGGGGTGGCCGTCGAGATCAACTCGCGGCCGGAGCGGCTGGATCCGCCGAAGCGGCTGCTGCGTCTCGCCGTCGAGGCGGGCTGTGACTTCACCATCGACACCGACGCGCACGCCCCCGGCCAGCTCGACTGGCTCGACCACGGCTGCGCCAGGGCGGTGGCCTGCGGGGTGCCGCCGGAGCGGGTCCGCAACACCCGCGACGCGGCGGGACTGCTGGGGAGCTGA
- a CDS encoding cupin domain-containing protein, producing MSRPDVAVALDLAPHPEGGWYRRTWASPLTIDTPYGPRPSATAILYLFDAPGRWHRVRSTELWCWHSGPDAELLLAGDADEPGAPAALRLGPPSVPDIDGDPAGAPVPDVLPQREVPPGVWQRAVPLGDDPVLVSCVVSPGFDFADFEMR from the coding sequence GTGTCGCGTCCTGATGTCGCTGTCGCGTTGGATCTCGCACCGCATCCTGAGGGCGGCTGGTACCGCCGCACCTGGGCCTCGCCGCTGACGATCGACACGCCGTACGGGCCGCGGCCCTCGGCGACCGCGATCCTGTACCTCTTCGACGCCCCGGGGCGCTGGCACCGGGTGCGCTCGACCGAGCTGTGGTGCTGGCACTCCGGCCCGGACGCCGAGCTGCTCCTCGCCGGTGACGCCGACGAGCCCGGCGCCCCGGCCGCGCTCCGGCTGGGGCCACCCAGCGTGCCGGACATCGACGGCGATCCGGCAGGTGCGCCTGTGCCGGACGTGCTGCCGCAGCGCGAGGTCCCGCCCGGGGTGTGGCAGCGGGCCGTCCCGCTGGGCGACGATCCGGTGCTGGTCAGCTGCGTGGTCTCCCCCGGCTTCGACTTCGCCGACTTCGAGATGCGCTGA
- a CDS encoding CYTH and CHAD domain-containing protein, producing the protein MSDTRTTSAPSEELAYRGPAHTGAPRLTGLAGLHGVRTVTDAEVREHERFDTPDLRLSAAGIELVVERVVPDRASPRPGTAAWVLRLPDGEPDDELRIDLPEPQVEGADTGCVPDEIDLLVRRVRGDGVLGPVGRVHVVRAVEQLHDAAGRELALLRRDQVRVATLGASTAVESWTETVVRPGAAPTALLQQLDEALRSTGLSRGPGIAHRRLGELLAVSGAAEPPRRTGRRGSAGAVLLGYLGEQVDTLTAWERDLREDVPDAVHQMRVTARRARSALRTYRRLLEGPRAAHLIAELQWLGRALAGERDAEVQQERLDARLAELEPELLLGPVQAAVTRHFARTRAETGAAVLEVVDGERYAALKGALRRLLADPPLSSRAERPAGRTMPAMAGRTARKLDRRMERALGDLEAGQVAPLSLHDARKTGKQLRYATEVIRPVAGSDARRFAKRLKRVQRVLGDHQDVVVSRDLLRTLGARAGAENGNGFTFGVLHGRDTARMLELERRLPGVWKEVWTSRARRWMRG; encoded by the coding sequence ATGAGTGACACCCGCACGACCAGCGCACCCTCCGAGGAACTGGCGTACCGCGGGCCCGCGCACACCGGGGCGCCCCGGCTGACCGGTCTGGCCGGGCTGCACGGCGTCCGCACGGTGACCGACGCGGAGGTCCGCGAGCACGAGCGCTTCGACACCCCGGATCTGCGGCTGTCCGCCGCCGGCATCGAACTCGTCGTCGAACGGGTCGTGCCGGACCGGGCGAGCCCCCGGCCCGGCACCGCGGCCTGGGTGCTGCGGCTCCCGGACGGTGAGCCCGATGACGAGCTGCGCATCGACCTGCCGGAACCGCAGGTGGAGGGTGCCGACACCGGGTGCGTCCCGGACGAGATCGATCTGCTGGTCCGGCGGGTGCGCGGGGACGGGGTGCTGGGCCCGGTCGGCCGGGTGCACGTGGTGCGGGCCGTCGAGCAGCTGCACGACGCCGCCGGTCGCGAGCTGGCGCTGCTGCGCCGCGACCAGGTCCGGGTCGCCACCCTCGGCGCGTCCACCGCGGTGGAGAGCTGGACCGAGACCGTCGTACGCCCCGGTGCCGCGCCGACGGCGCTGCTGCAGCAGCTCGACGAGGCGCTGCGCAGCACCGGACTGAGCCGCGGACCGGGCATCGCCCACCGCCGGCTCGGCGAGCTGCTCGCCGTCTCCGGCGCGGCGGAGCCGCCGCGGCGGACCGGCCGGCGGGGCAGCGCCGGCGCGGTGCTGCTCGGCTACCTGGGCGAGCAGGTCGACACGCTGACGGCCTGGGAGCGGGACCTGCGCGAGGACGTGCCGGACGCGGTGCACCAGATGCGGGTCACCGCCCGGCGGGCCCGCAGCGCCCTGCGCACCTACCGCAGGCTGCTGGAGGGCCCCCGGGCGGCGCACCTGATCGCCGAGCTGCAATGGCTGGGGCGTGCGCTCGCCGGGGAGCGGGACGCCGAGGTGCAGCAGGAGCGCCTCGACGCCCGGCTCGCCGAGCTGGAACCGGAGCTGCTGCTCGGGCCGGTGCAGGCCGCCGTCACCCGGCACTTCGCCCGGACCCGCGCCGAGACCGGTGCGGCCGTGCTGGAGGTCGTCGACGGCGAGCGGTACGCCGCGCTGAAGGGCGCACTGCGCAGGCTGCTGGCCGATCCGCCGCTGTCCTCGCGGGCGGAGCGCCCGGCCGGACGGACGATGCCCGCGATGGCCGGGCGCACCGCCCGGAAACTGGACCGCCGGATGGAACGCGCACTGGGCGACCTGGAGGCCGGTCAGGTGGCGCCGCTGTCGCTGCACGACGCCCGCAAGACCGGCAAGCAGCTCCGGTACGCCACCGAGGTGATCCGGCCGGTCGCCGGCTCGGACGCGCGGCGGTTCGCGAAGCGGCTCAAGCGGGTGCAGCGGGTGCTGGGCGACCACCAGGACGTCGTCGTCTCCCGGGACCTGCTGCGCACCCTCGGTGCCCGCGCCGGCGCGGAGAACGGCAACGGTTTCACCTTCGGGGTGCTGCACGGCCGGGACACCGCCCGGATGCTGGAGCTGGAGCGGCGGCTGCCCGGCGTCTGGAAGGAGGTGTGGACGTCGCGGGCCCGGCGCTGGATGCGCGGCTAG
- a CDS encoding FAD-binding oxidoreductase produces the protein MSEREPVGDHLPDGPPVVVEPEGRPFGGSTGPAELHPSDPDAAGRAVLAELSRVLGADQVRTDPDTVRPYVHDEAEWAEHGTPLCLVRARGTADVAAVVAACARHRVPVVARGAGTGLSGGANAVEGCVLLSLERMTAIREISAGERLAVVEPGVVNDDLRAACAAQGLWYPPDPASAPWSTIGGNVATNAGGLCCVKYGVTRDYVLALEVVTADGEVVRVGRRTAKGVAGYDLAGLMVGSEGTLGVITEVTVKLRPARPAAPRTVVGFFDSLADCGAAVAAVTERGLQPAVFELVDRECLAAVNRWRNAGLPEGAAALLLAQTDLPEPAAAAEADAILAAFTEHGATDAMASTDPTEADALFAARRMAYPALEQLGMGMLTEDVCVPRTRMAQMLARIEEIGRRLDVRIATVAHAGDGNLHPLMLTPHDDPAARDRTRAAFDEIISAAVELGGTVTGEHGVGLLKRDGMERELGPRVVAMQRAVKAALDPHGILNPGKAV, from the coding sequence ATGTCCGAGCGCGAACCCGTCGGTGACCACCTCCCCGATGGCCCACCCGTGGTCGTCGAACCGGAGGGCAGGCCGTTCGGCGGTTCGACCGGCCCGGCGGAGCTGCACCCGTCGGACCCGGACGCGGCGGGCCGGGCGGTGCTCGCCGAGCTGTCGCGGGTGCTGGGCGCCGACCAGGTCCGTACCGACCCGGACACCGTCCGGCCCTACGTACACGACGAGGCCGAGTGGGCCGAGCACGGGACCCCGCTGTGCCTGGTCCGGGCCCGTGGCACCGCCGACGTGGCCGCCGTGGTCGCCGCCTGCGCACGGCACCGGGTCCCGGTGGTCGCGCGCGGTGCGGGCACCGGCCTGTCCGGCGGCGCGAACGCGGTCGAGGGATGCGTGCTGCTCTCGCTGGAGCGGATGACCGCGATCCGGGAGATCTCGGCGGGGGAGCGACTCGCCGTCGTCGAACCCGGGGTGGTGAACGACGATCTGCGCGCCGCCTGCGCCGCGCAGGGCCTCTGGTACCCACCGGACCCGGCGTCGGCGCCCTGGTCGACGATCGGCGGCAACGTCGCCACCAACGCGGGCGGCCTGTGCTGCGTGAAGTACGGCGTCACCCGCGACTACGTACTGGCGCTCGAGGTCGTCACCGCCGACGGCGAGGTGGTGCGGGTCGGGCGGCGCACCGCGAAGGGCGTTGCGGGCTACGACCTGGCCGGGCTGATGGTCGGCTCGGAGGGCACCCTCGGCGTCATCACCGAGGTGACGGTGAAGCTGCGCCCGGCCCGTCCGGCGGCGCCGCGCACCGTGGTCGGGTTCTTCGACTCGCTCGCCGACTGCGGGGCCGCGGTCGCCGCCGTCACCGAACGCGGGTTGCAGCCCGCCGTGTTCGAACTGGTGGACCGGGAGTGCCTGGCCGCCGTCAACCGCTGGCGCAACGCCGGATTGCCGGAGGGGGCTGCGGCGCTGCTGCTCGCGCAGACCGACCTGCCCGAACCGGCCGCGGCGGCCGAGGCCGATGCGATCCTCGCCGCCTTCACCGAGCACGGCGCGACCGACGCGATGGCCTCCACCGACCCGACCGAGGCCGACGCGCTGTTCGCCGCCCGCCGGATGGCCTACCCGGCACTGGAACAGCTCGGGATGGGGATGCTCACCGAGGACGTCTGCGTACCCCGGACCCGGATGGCGCAGATGCTGGCCAGGATCGAGGAGATCGGCCGCCGGCTCGACGTCCGGATCGCCACCGTCGCGCACGCCGGCGACGGGAACCTGCATCCGCTGATGCTCACCCCGCACGACGATCCGGCCGCCAGGGACCGCACCCGCGCGGCGTTCGACGAGATCATCTCCGCGGCCGTCGAGCTGGGCGGCACGGTCACCGGTGAGCACGGTGTGGGTCTGCTGAAGCGGGACGGCATGGAGCGCGAGCTGGGTCCGCGGGTGGTGGCGATGCAGCGCGCGGTGAAGGCGGCGCTGGATCCGCACGGCATCCTCAACCCGGGCAAGGCCGTCTGA
- a CDS encoding GHMP family kinase ATP-binding protein codes for MRTGHGYGSCHHGELLQGFFRGPGGRPRPGLVTLPSPVAGVHARFRPDPEPVGVTVHPRGRTKAAHAAQLALRAIAPPGGPAGGRLRLAGPVPTGLGMGSSTADVVAAVRAVADACGIVPDPRTVARIAVAAEGASDPLMFDDPATRLFAQRDGVVVEVLGPALPPLLVLGCLLDGGRPVDTPAAEPAIPPDGVVDAYEELRDRLRAGLLRADPAEVAAVATRSARLHRTDDQLDRLLGAAEVPGVLGVQIAHSGSVAGLIVDPAGPDPGRVVERATRALRAAGLPSTGPFTVGTGVPVAPVVAGLRR; via the coding sequence GTGAGGACCGGCCACGGGTACGGCAGCTGCCATCACGGGGAGCTGCTCCAGGGTTTCTTCCGCGGCCCGGGCGGGCGGCCCCGGCCCGGCCTGGTCACGCTGCCGTCGCCGGTCGCGGGCGTGCACGCCCGGTTCCGGCCGGACCCGGAGCCGGTCGGGGTGACGGTGCACCCGCGCGGCCGGACCAAGGCGGCCCACGCCGCGCAGCTCGCGTTGCGGGCGATCGCCCCGCCCGGTGGCCCCGCCGGTGGCCGGCTGCGGCTGGCCGGGCCGGTACCGACCGGGCTGGGGATGGGCTCGTCCACCGCCGACGTCGTCGCCGCGGTGCGCGCGGTCGCGGACGCCTGCGGGATCGTGCCCGATCCGCGCACGGTGGCCCGGATCGCGGTCGCGGCGGAGGGCGCCAGCGATCCGCTGATGTTCGACGACCCGGCCACCCGGCTGTTCGCGCAGCGTGACGGCGTCGTGGTCGAGGTGCTCGGGCCGGCGCTGCCGCCGCTGCTGGTGCTCGGCTGCCTGCTCGACGGCGGACGCCCGGTCGACACCCCGGCGGCCGAACCCGCGATCCCGCCGGACGGCGTCGTCGACGCCTACGAGGAGTTGCGCGACCGGCTGCGTGCGGGGCTGCTGCGGGCCGATCCCGCGGAGGTGGCCGCCGTCGCCACCCGCAGTGCCCGGCTGCACCGCACCGACGACCAGCTCGACCGGCTGCTCGGGGCGGCCGAGGTCCCGGGGGTGCTGGGCGTGCAGATCGCGCACAGCGGCAGCGTCGCCGGATTGATCGTCGATCCGGCAGGCCCCGATCCGGGGCGGGTGGTCGAGCGGGCGACCCGGGCGCTGCGCGCCGCGGGCCTGCCGTCGACCGGGCCGTTCACGGTCGGCACCGGTGTACCGGTGGCCCCGGTCGTGGCCGGGCTGCGCCGGTGA
- a CDS encoding Rossmann-like domain-containing protein: protein MSRAVADLLDEALTGGGDPLPDGDTATSVFWLGHGTRLAGGPVTYRNHYVLVRCGRAFGAASVRAGELDPVACQDLSGLPLAELMAPGQPYPVRIAALDARLAAARPFATDPAAERVELPAGTPETRALARDAAVAGLLDVPAGARVALIGVVNPLVAAIRERGAQCLPCDLDLRRTQWDDPVSDSADEVIDAADAVVATGMTLANGTFDRIVARCGERGVPLTVYAQTGAAVARAFLGDGIAALSAEPFPFSQFSADATALYRYRTGR from the coding sequence GTGAGCCGGGCCGTCGCGGACCTGCTGGACGAGGCGCTCACCGGGGGTGGGGACCCGCTGCCCGACGGCGACACCGCCACCAGCGTGTTCTGGCTGGGCCACGGGACCCGGCTGGCCGGCGGTCCGGTCACCTACCGCAACCACTACGTGCTGGTGCGGTGCGGCCGGGCGTTCGGGGCGGCGTCGGTGCGCGCCGGCGAGCTCGATCCGGTCGCCTGCCAGGACCTCTCCGGGCTCCCGCTGGCCGAGCTGATGGCGCCCGGGCAGCCGTACCCGGTCCGGATCGCTGCACTGGACGCCCGGCTCGCCGCGGCCCGCCCGTTCGCCACCGACCCCGCTGCCGAGCGGGTGGAGCTCCCCGCCGGGACCCCGGAGACGCGGGCGCTCGCCAGGGACGCGGCCGTCGCCGGGCTGCTCGACGTGCCCGCCGGGGCCCGGGTGGCGCTGATCGGAGTGGTGAACCCGCTGGTCGCGGCCATCCGGGAGCGCGGAGCGCAGTGCCTGCCGTGCGACCTGGATCTGCGGCGCACCCAGTGGGACGACCCGGTGTCGGACTCCGCGGACGAGGTGATCGACGCCGCGGACGCGGTCGTCGCGACCGGGATGACGCTGGCCAACGGCACGTTCGACCGGATCGTCGCGCGCTGCGGTGAGCGGGGCGTTCCACTCACCGTCTACGCCCAGACCGGGGCCGCGGTGGCGCGGGCGTTCCTCGGTGACGGGATCGCGGCACTGTCCGCGGAGCCGTTCCCGTTCTCCCAGTTCAGCGCGGACGCCACGGCGCTGTACCGGTACCGGACGGGCCGGTGA
- a CDS encoding glycoside hydrolase family 16 protein, whose protein sequence is MRTRTRTRTRTGLAALTVLAATVAVSAATTVVGAPAASAAQAAVSQEDPGPDPGRPDTERPSAAQPGSAQPGSAQPGSAQPDPAQSDPPQSDPPQSGTAQPGAAQPGATQPDPAQPDPAASPSKCSATAAEQHGWGEPDRHSDFEGSDEVPPDWHPYGPEPGHAKNGIRTPDAVTVADGVMSINADAEGTTGAVSWHPGQRHGRWEACVKSDEASGGLNALLLLWPVAEDFPVGGEIDWMEVLSDDRQETSFFLHYGPNNDQDYGATQHDSTQWSAYALEWTPEKMTAYVDGEEWYTNTTTDHFPPRPMNMTMQLDYFPPAGGPTAMHMDWASQWAIPESEPATLSLPPGANATGQPRDYPERAPRELTPDEQQAQDAMLAGE, encoded by the coding sequence GTGCGGACGAGGACGCGGACGAGGACGAGGACCGGCCTGGCGGCGCTGACCGTGCTGGCCGCGACGGTGGCGGTGTCGGCGGCGACCACCGTGGTGGGCGCCCCCGCCGCGTCGGCAGCTCAGGCCGCGGTGAGCCAGGAGGACCCGGGTCCGGATCCGGGCCGGCCGGACACCGAGCGGCCGTCCGCCGCGCAGCCTGGATCAGCCCAGCCCGGATCTGCCCAGCCGGGATCGGCGCAGCCCGATCCAGCCCAGTCCGATCCGCCCCAGTCCGATCCGCCCCAGTCCGGAACCGCCCAGCCCGGAGCCGCCCAGCCCGGAGCGACGCAGCCCGACCCGGCCCAGCCGGACCCCGCCGCGTCACCGTCGAAGTGCTCGGCGACCGCCGCCGAGCAGCACGGCTGGGGCGAGCCGGACCGGCACTCCGACTTCGAGGGCAGCGACGAGGTCCCGCCGGACTGGCACCCCTACGGCCCCGAGCCCGGTCACGCGAAGAACGGCATCCGCACCCCGGACGCGGTGACCGTCGCCGACGGCGTCATGTCGATCAACGCCGACGCCGAGGGCACCACCGGCGCGGTCAGCTGGCACCCCGGGCAGCGGCACGGCCGCTGGGAGGCGTGCGTCAAGTCCGACGAGGCGAGCGGTGGGCTCAACGCGCTGCTGTTGCTCTGGCCGGTGGCCGAGGACTTCCCGGTCGGCGGCGAGATCGACTGGATGGAGGTCCTCTCCGACGACCGTCAGGAGACCAGTTTCTTTCTCCACTACGGCCCGAACAACGACCAGGACTACGGCGCCACGCAGCACGACTCCACCCAGTGGTCGGCCTACGCGTTGGAGTGGACGCCCGAGAAGATGACCGCCTACGTCGACGGGGAGGAGTGGTACACCAACACCACCACCGACCACTTCCCGCCGCGCCCGATGAACATGACGATGCAGCTCGACTACTTCCCGCCGGCGGGCGGCCCGACCGCGATGCACATGGACTGGGCGAGCCAGTGGGCGATCCCGGAGAGCGAGCCCGCGACGCTCAGCCTCCCGCCGGGGGCGAACGCGACCGGTCAGCCGCGCGACTACCCGGAGCGGGCGCCGCGCGAGCTGACGCCCGACGAGCAGCAGGCCCAGGACGCGATGCTGGCCGGCGAGTAG
- a CDS encoding pyridoxal-phosphate dependent enzyme, with translation MSAVEHVADAVGRPDLIRLDDGLYCLRFETMKVLSADAAVRHLLDTGRIAPGDTLLDSSSGIYAIALALACHRYGLGCHVVGSTTVDDAVRIQLELLGARLDPMPPSDDLKLDQSRRVARVHALLAADPRLHWMRQYHDDVHQLGYRPVAETVRDALGPVPLTVVGGVGSGASTGALARYLRAADPPGRRTRLVGVQPFGSVTFGSEHVADPDIIIAGIGSSIPFGNVEHAAYDVVHWTGFGAALSGSVALLRRHAVFAGLSAGAAHLAACWERSLDVDRTVLFVAPDTGHRYVGGVFARHTEAEPVEDLAPHPVGDTAELALPWSRMEWAGAPAPPAAVPGPDAAIPAPRARPAGVHPGRG, from the coding sequence GTGAGCGCGGTGGAGCACGTCGCCGACGCCGTCGGGCGGCCGGATCTGATCCGGCTCGACGACGGCCTCTACTGCCTGCGGTTCGAGACGATGAAGGTGCTCAGCGCCGACGCCGCCGTCCGGCACCTGCTCGACACCGGCCGGATCGCGCCGGGCGACACCCTGCTGGACTCCTCCAGCGGCATCTACGCGATCGCGCTCGCGCTGGCCTGTCACCGCTACGGGCTGGGCTGCCACGTCGTCGGCTCGACCACCGTCGACGACGCGGTCCGGATCCAGCTGGAGCTGCTCGGCGCGAGACTGGACCCGATGCCCCCGTCGGACGATCTCAAGCTCGACCAGAGCAGGCGGGTCGCCCGGGTGCACGCGCTGCTGGCCGCCGATCCCCGGCTGCACTGGATGCGGCAGTACCACGACGACGTGCACCAGCTCGGCTACCGGCCGGTCGCCGAGACGGTGCGCGACGCGCTCGGCCCGGTCCCGCTGACGGTGGTCGGCGGGGTCGGGTCCGGGGCGTCCACCGGTGCGCTGGCCCGCTACCTGCGGGCCGCCGACCCGCCCGGCCGGCGCACCCGGCTGGTCGGGGTGCAGCCCTTCGGCAGCGTCACCTTCGGCAGCGAGCACGTCGCCGATCCGGACATCATCATCGCCGGGATCGGCAGCTCCATCCCGTTCGGCAACGTGGAGCACGCCGCCTATGACGTCGTGCACTGGACCGGTTTCGGCGCCGCGCTGTCCGGTTCGGTGGCGCTGCTGCGCCGGCACGCGGTGTTCGCCGGGCTGTCCGCGGGCGCGGCGCACCTGGCGGCCTGCTGGGAGCGGAGCCTGGACGTGGACCGCACCGTGCTGTTCGTGGCGCCCGACACCGGACACCGCTACGTCGGCGGGGTCTTCGCCCGGCACACCGAGGCCGAACCGGTCGAGGACCTGGCACCGCACCCGGTCGGCGACACCGCCGAGCTGGCACTGCCGTGGTCGCGGATGGAGTGGGCCGGGGCGCCGGCACCGCCCGCGGCGGTACCCGGGCCGGACGCCGCGATCCCGGCCCCGCGGGCACGCCCGGCCGGGGTGCACCCCGGCCGGGGCTGA